AGATTCACCGCCTCGGCCGCCGTAGCCGGATCCTGCACGCCGGGCCCCACCACGACCACTACGCCTCCCCCCTCGGGGCGGAGCGCGCGGGCGGCCTCTGCGATCGACTCGGGGTCCATGTCCGCCTCGCGGCAAAGCGCCGCCGTGTCGGCTCCTTTCACCGCCTTTTGATATGCCTTTGCCCCTTCTCCATCCGGCGCCGCGCCCGCGCCGATCAGCGTCCCGGCCAGCGCCCGCAGGGCGCGCATCTCCTCGCCCGGAAGGGGATTGAGATGGATCATCCGCCCCTGCACCCGCAGATCGATCCGCCGCGGATGGAGGCTGATCAGGACCGCGCCGCCGCCGTGGGCCTTGCGGGCCTGGAGGGCGAGGATGGGGTGTTCCTCGAAGGGGTCTGCGCCGATGAGAAGCACCGCTTTCGCTTTGCCGATGTTTTCAATCCCCCCGTGTCCGCCGAAGCCGCCAAGCGCGGCCCTTTGGGCTTCGCTCTGGGCGGCGTCCCTCGGATGGAGCCTGCAATCAACGTGCGGGCTGCCGAGAACGGTGCGGACGAAGGCGCCGAACTGGAAGGCGGCCTCGTTCGTGGCGCCCGCTCCGCCGAGGGCCGCGATGGCGCCGCCGCCCTCTTCCTTCACTTTCAAAAGGCGCGCCGCGGCTTCCGCGTAGGCTTCCGCCCAGCCGACGGGCTGGAGGGCGCCTTCCCTCCGGATCATGGGCTGGGTGATGCGCGCGGGGGCGTGGTTGGCGCTCCAGCCGAAACGGCCCACATCGCAGATCCAACTGTCGTTGACCCGCTCGTTCTCCCCGGCGGTCACCCGCTTCACCATTCCGTCCATGGTCCAGACCTGCTGGCGGCAGCCCACGCTGCACAGGGTGCAGGGCCCTTCCACCTTGTTCATCTCCCAGACGCGGGCGGTGAAGCGGTACTTGTTGTCGGTCAACGCCCCCACCGGGCAGATGTCGATCACGTTCCCCGAGACGATGCTGGTCAGGGGGAGCGACTCGAAGATGCCGACCTCGGTCCGGTCCCCGCGGTGGGCCCAGCCGAACTCGCCCCCGCCGTCGATCTCCTGGGTGTAGCGGATGCAGCGGGTGCAGTGCACGCACCGGTTCATCTCCGGTTGGATGTAGGCGCTGATCTCTTTCTCGGGATAGATGCGCCGCTTCTCGTGGGTGCGGCTGATCGCCTTGCCGTAGGCCATGGTCTGATCCTGAAGCGGGCACTCCCCGCCCTGATCGCAGACCGGGCAATCGAGCGGGTGGTTCTTGAGGAGGAACTCGAAGACACCCTCCTGGGCCGCATCCACGCGCGGGGTGAGGGAACTCACCACCATGCCCTCGGCCGGCGGCATCGAGCAGGAGGTCTGCAGCTTCGGTATGGGATTGCCGCCCCCCGCGTCGAGCACCTCGACCAAGCAGGCCCGGCACTGGCCCACCACCGAGAGATACTTGTGGTAGCAAAAGTGCGGAATATGAACGCCCGCGCGGAGCGCCGCCGCGAGGATGGTTTCGCCCTTGCGGGCCGTCATCTCCCGATCGTTCAGCGTAAATTTAATTTCCTGATCGGACATCTCACCCTCAACCCGGATAGGGGCTGTCGTGCGGGCACCGCCCGCGGTCAATGTGTTCCTGAAATTCGCCGCGGAATTTATTGACGAACGCGCCGAACATCATGGCGCACGCATCCGAGAGCACGCAGATGGTGTTCCCCCGCATGTTGGGATCGATCGAACCCAGCGTGGCCAGATCGTCCGGCTGGCCCAGCCCGTTCTCGATCCGGCTGATGATCTGGGCCACCCAGCCCGTCCCCTCGCGGCAGACCGAGCACTGACCGCATGATTCGTGCTCGAAGAAAAGCGCGAGCCGTTGCGCAGCCTGCACCATGCAGGTGGTCTCGTCCATGACGATGACGCCCCCGCTGCCACCCATGCTTCCGGCTCGGGCGAGGGAGTCAAAGTCCATCTTGATCTTGTCCTCGTAGACTTCCTTGGCCGTGAGGCAGGGCGCGCTCGCCCCGCCTGGAATCACCGCCTTGAGCTTTCTCCCGCCGCGGATGCCGCCGCAGTGCTCCTCGATGATCTCTGCGCAGGTCAGCCCGAGGGGAAGCTCGTAGAGGCCCGGCTTTTCCACGTGGCCCGAGACGCAGTACATCCGCGTGCCGGTGTTCTTCTCGTCAATGCCGATCCCGGCGAACCACTCGGACCCTTTGTTGATGATGTGCGGGAGGTTCGAGAGCGTCTCGACGTTGTTGATGACGGTGGGCCGCCCGTAGAGGCCGACCACCGCCGGGAAGGGCGGCTTCAGCCGCGGGTGGCCGCGCTTGCCCTCGAGCGATTCGAGCAGCCCGGTCTCCTCCCCGCAGATGTAGGCCCCGGCCCCGCGGTGGGCGTAGATGTCGCAGGAAAAACCACTGCCCAGAATGTTCTCCCCGATGTAGCCCTTCTCGTAGGCCTCCGTGAGGGCGTGCTCGACCGCGCGCCAGGGGGCGACGAACTCCCCGCGGATGTAGATGTAGGCCTTCTCGATGCCGACGGCGTAGCAGGCGATCAGGATGCCCTCGATGAGCTGGTGCGGATCGCGCAGCATCAGCTCCCGATCCTTGAAGGTGCCCGGCTCGCCCTCGTCCGCGTTCACCGCCAGGTACTTCGGCCCCTCTATCTGGGGCACGAAGCTCCACTTGAGGCCGCACGGGAAACCCGCCCCGCCGCGGCCGCGCAGGCCGGAGGCCTTGACCGTCTCGATGACATCGGCCGGATCGGTCTCCCCCAGAATTTTTTTGATCGCCGCGTAGCCGCCGTCGGCTTCATAGCCGGCGAGGGTCGCGGCCTCGGGGTTGCCGAAGCGGCCCGTCACGATCTTTTCCATCACCAGTGCCATCTGCGGCTACACTCCTTCATTCGCCGAATCGTCGGCGCTTTTTGCTTCTCCCCCGTCCGCCGCGACGGCGGCCGGCTGTTCCTCGCGCGGCGAGCCGGCCTCATCGGCCCCGATCGGCCGGAGCGGCTCGCCCTTCTCTATCGCCCCGATGATGCCGTCCAGCATCCCGGGGGTGACGTTCTCGAAATAATCCTCGTTCACCTGCAGGCAGGGGGCGCCGCCGCAGGCGCCGAGGCATTCCATCTTTTCGATCGAATACTTCCCGTCCGCGCGCGTCTCGCCCGCCTTGCACCCGAGCCGCCGCTCCAGCTGACGCAGCACCCCCGCCGCTCCGAGCAGCGCGCAGGGGAGGTTCGAGCAAAGCTGGAAGTGGAACGCGCCGATCGGCTTCGTCTTGAGCATAGTGTAAAAGCTCACCACCCCCCAGACTTCCATCGGGGAGATGCCGAAGATTTCAGCGACGTGCTGCATCGCATCCCGGGTGAGGTAGCCCGCCTGCTTCTGGGCCAGCTGCAGGGCCGGGATCAGGGCCGAGCGCCTGATGGGGTATTTGGCGATGATGCGATCCAACTCGGCCCGGTTCTCGGGGGTGAACGCGAACCCTTTCATCTGCAGCGCGTAGGAAAAACGGCCTTCGCTCAAAACACGCTCCCTCGTCTGAATCTAGCGGTCGATCTCGCCGAGAACGATATCAATGCTCCCGATGGCGGCGACGGCATCGCCCAACAGGCTGCCCACCACCATTTCGGAAAGCGCAAACAGATTCGCAAAACTGGGCGCCCGCACCTTCACCTTGTAGGGGCTGGGGCTCCCGTCGCTGATGATGTAGTAGCCGATCTCTCCCCGGGGGGATTCGATGGCCTGGTACACCTCGCCCGCCGGGACGTCGTAGCCCTCGGTGAATATCTTGAAGTGGTGGATCAGGGCTTCCATGTCGTGGGAGAGCTGCTCCTTGGGCGGGGGAACCACCTTGGGGTCATCGGCCATCAGGGGCCCCTCGGGCATCCCCGCCAAGGCCTGAAGGGCGATCTTCCGGGACTCGCGCATCTCGGCGATCCGCACGCGGTAGCGATCGTAGACATCGCCGTTTTCGCCGAGCGGAACCGTGAAATTGAAATCGCCGTAGGCCAGGTAGGGCTCTTTCTTGCGGATGTCGTAGTCCACCCCGCAGGCGCGAAGCAGCGGGCCGGTCACGCCGTAGGCCAGCGCCTTCTCGGCCGAGATCGGGCAAACCCCCTGGCTGCGGCGCTTGTAGATCGGATTTTCGGTCAACAGCTCCTCATACTCATCCACCCGGTCGGGAAACTGATCGAGAAATGCCCGGCACTCGCCGTAAAACTCGGGATAGGGCTCGCGCGCGACGCCGCCCACGCGGAAGTAGCTGGTCATCATCCGGACCCCGGACACCTTCTCGAAAATCTTGAGGAGCGCTTCGCGCTCGCGGAAGCAGTAGAGAAAAACCGTCATGGCGCCGATATCGAGGCCGTGGGTGCCGAGCCAGACGAGGTGGCTGCCGATCCGCGTGAGCTCGGCGAGGAGCACCCGGAGGTACTGGCACCGGCGGGGCACTTCCATACCGAGAAGCTTTTCCACCGCCAGCACATAGCCCAGATTGTTCGACATCGGCGCGAGGTAGTCCATCCGGTCGGTCATCGGGAGGGCTTTGTTGTAGGTCCTCCCCTCCATGCTTTTCTCGATGCCGGTGTGGAGGTAGCCGATGACGGGTTTGCAGGAGAGAACGGTCTCGCCCTCGAGTTCCATCTCGAGCCGGAGCACGCCGTGGGTGCTCGGATGCTGCGGGCCCATGTTCAGGGTCATCGTCTCGGTGCGGATGGGACCGAGAAGATCCGGATCATGCTCGATGATTCGCGGGGCCTCTGCAGCCATGGTGGGCTCCTGCGTCCGCCGGAAGCCGGCGGGCTAGTCCTTCGCCGCGGGCTTCCCTAGCGGCGTTTCCCTGAACGTGAACTCCACCGGCTCTCTTCCGATGTCGAAATCCTTCCGGTGGGGATATCCTTCAAAACCCTCGGGTGTGAGAATGCGCTCGAGGGCCGGATGTCCCTCGAAGCGGATTCCCACCATGTCGTAGGCCTCACACTCGTGCGCGAGCGCCGCGGGCCAGATGTCCCCGACGCTCGGCACGGCCGGGGCCAGATCGTCTTCGCAGAAAACCTCCAGCCGGAAGCGCTTCGCCCGGCCCAGGTCCAGCAGGTCGTAAACCACCTTGAAGCGGCGCGGGGCCGGAAGCTCGAGGCAGTCCACACCGGAAACATGGCTCAGCAAAGAGAACCCGCGCACCTCCAGCAAGAGGCGGGCCGCCTCCCGCAAAGCGGACGGAGACACCTCGGCCGTCACCTGTCCGCGGTGCGCGCGGACGGAGACAAACCCCTCGCCCAGCTTCGCGCGAAGGGCTTCGGCGTCCGGGTCCGCCGCGTCCACACCATCTTTTCTGGAAAGCTCTTCTTCCACCTTGCCCACCTTCCGGCATCCACCCGCAGCGCCCATGCGAATGCCGCGAGGAATTCAATTCTGAGACGCTCTCCCGCTGGTGCCGCTACTCGCCTTCCCAAAAGCGCGGCGGTCTAGCTCGCCATTTTTTTTGGTTCGGTGCCGCCGCCGCGGTAGAGCGCCTGGGACTCGATTTTTTTCTGAAGTTTCAGAATGCCATCAATGAGGGTTTCGGGACGGGGCGGGCAGCCCGGCACGTAGATGTCCACCGGCACAATTTCATCAACGCCCTGGACCAACGCGTAATTGTTGAAAATCCCTCCCGTGGACGCACAAGCACCCATCGAAATCACCCATTTGGGCTCGGGCATCTGATCGTAGATCTGCCGGAGGACGGGCGCCATTTTTCTCGACACGCGTCCTGCGACAATCATCAAGTCCGCCTGGCGGGGTGAGGCGCGGAAAACTTCCGCTCCAAAACGGGCAATGTCGTACTTGCTCGCCGAGGCCGCCATCATCTCGATGGCGCAACAGGCCAGCCCGAAGAGCGCGGGCCAGAGGCTGTTCTTGCGGGCCCACTTGATCACATCGGCCGCGCGGCCCAGTACCACCTGACCTTCAATGAGCTCCTCTAGTCCCATTCGAGAGCTCCGCGCTTCCATTCATAGGCCAGGCTCGCCACCAGCAGCGCCATGAAGGGAAGTATCACAAAAAAACCGTACGTCCCCATCTCCCGAAAACTCACCGCCCAGGGAAAAAGGAAGATGGCCTCCACGTCGAACACGATGAACAACATGGCCACGAGAAAAAACTTGACGGAAAAACGCCCGTGGGCGCTCGTCTCCGACACGATGCCGCATTCATAGGCCATGCCTTTTTGAACGGTGGGTTTGCGGCGGCCCATCATGAAGGACACCGCAAGGCTCACAACGGCAAAACTGGCGGCGATCCCCACCAGAATGAAAATCGGCAGATATTCACGAAGCACAGCCCGGCCCCATCCCAAAAAATGGCGACCGATGGCCCTTTCGCCTGATAGAACCATCAGAATCGCCCAGATTCACAACGAAGCGCATCTTACGAAGGCACTCCCTGGGTGTCAACAATTCCGGGGCCGATTGTTCTGGAAAATCCGCGAATTTCAAGGCGATTCGAGAATCGCCCGCATCGCGGCTAAAGTTCCCTCTCCCGCTGCTTGCGAAGGGCCTCCTGGAGCGCGCCGATATAGCGGCGTGCGCCCTCCGAGTAGGGATGAACCGCGAGCGTGCGCTCAAAAGCCTCGACAGCGTTCTCCAGATCGCCCAGCCCAACATAGTTCAGCCCCAGACCGAAAAGCGCCCCCACGTGAAAGGGATTGAGTGACAGTACCTGTCGGCAGTCCGCGATGGACTCGCGGTACTTCCCGGCCAGATAGTAGGCTGTCGCACGCTTGTTCCATCCCTCGGGAAACCCCCTATCGCGGCGGATGATCTCCGCGAAATCCAGGATGGCGCCCCGCAAATCCCCCGTCTCCATCCGGGCCACCCCCCGTGCCATCAGGCGATCAAGCTCGGGATTGCCAGAGCGCATCCAGATTTGCCAGAGCGCGGCGTGGGCGGCTTCCCGGACGGCGGGATCCGGGTCGCGCAATAGGGCGGCCAGCTCCGGGGTATGGGCGAATAATCCTTTGCCCCCAATGGCTTTTGCCGCATCAATGCGGACCGAGGGCCGGGGGTCCTTCAGCCTTTCCAAGGGGCTGGAAGCCGGAGCGCCCTGGGCGGCGGGTCCCGCGGCCAACCCAAGGGCCAACCCCAAAAAGGCGCTCAGGCAAAGGGCTTTCCATCTCATGTTCTGCATAGCCGCCTCCTCAAAATCATATAATACATTGAATATATTGGCTTTAACTAAATTCACTCCTCCGGCCGCCCAGTCCGCCGTGGCGGGTCCTCCACGCCGTAGATTACCCCCACAAGATGAGAAGGACGACCCCCAGAAAAATGACAGCGCCGCCCCCTACCGCCTCCCGGATACCCTCGCGCTCCCCGAACAGGAAATAGCCCAGCGCCATCGCGAAAAAGATCTCCATCTGCTTGACCGACTCCACATAGGAGGAAAGCTGAATCCGGTAGGCCTCTCCCTGGCTCAGGCTCGTCAGGGCGGCGAACAGACCCAGCAGGAAAAAACTTTTCCAGTGCCGGGACATCTGGGAAAAATGCGTGGAGGAATAGCGGGCCACCACCGGAAAGGCACAAAGCGCGGCCGCCGCGTAGGTGCCCACCGTGGCGAAGGGGGTATTCGAGGTGAGCACCGCCCACTTGAACGTCGCGACCGAGGGTGCATAGAGCACCGCCGAGATCAGCGCGTAGCGCTGTCCCTTGTCCACGAAAAGCGCCCGGATCGGCTCCAGCGGGGAAAGGCGCATCCGGGTGATGTTGAGAAGATAAACGCCCGCCACCGTCAAGCCGATCCCCGCCAGCCCTATGAGAGAGGGCGTCTCCCCCAGCATGAAGAACGCGAAGACGACCAGCCAGATCAGCGAGGTCTTCCACAGGGGGCCGACCCGGGTGATGTCCCCGTACAAAAGCGCCTTCGAGAGAAACAGCGTGGCCGCCGTCTGGCTGATGGCGAAAAAGAAACACGCCCAGTAAAAGCCCGGCTTGAGCTCCGGCACCCCTTCCCAGAGAAGCGGCACCGCCGCGAAGGGAAGAATAAAAAGGAAGCGGCCCAGCACGCTGATGTACTCATCGAGGCTGTGGCCCAGGTGCTTCATCGCGGCGTTCCGAGACGCCTGGGCAAGCCCCGACACCAGCGACAAGAAAACCCAATCCACCGCCCGCCTCCTTGTTCGTTTCGGCCGATTCCCCGCCGATCCGTTCTACGCCCCGTCCTATCTCCTGACAAGAAACGCCTCCGGCCCGGGAAGTCAGATCTGCCGCCAGCGTGCTATCTTCGGGAAAATCTTTTCGCCGAAAAAGGATTCCGCCTTGACCTCAGCCGCTTCCCCGCCATCGCGCCCCTATCTCTGGTACGGCTGGGTGGTGCTGGCGGTCGTGTTCATCGCCATCACCACCCTGAGCGCGGTGCGCAGCTCGCTCGGCTTTTTTATTCCCTCGCTGGAAGCGGAGTTCGGCTGGAGCCGGGCGCAGTCCTCGGGCGCGTTTTCGGCCTCGCTCATCGGCCAGGCGGCCACCGCCTACTTCTTCGGCTGGCTGACCGAAAAATGGGGCGTCCGCAAAACGATGTCGCTCGGCGTCCTCATCGCGGGCGCCGCCTTGCTGATCGGCCCCTTCATCCACTCCCTTTTCGTTTTCTACCTGATGTACTTCTTCCTCTCGGCCGGCATGATCGCCGCGACCTACGTTCCCCAGGTCGTCGCCATCTCCAACTGGTTCGTGCGAAAGCGCGGGATGGCGATGGGCATCTCGAACACCTCCCAGGGATTCGCGCCTATCCTCAACCTGGCGACGCCCGTTCTCATCGGCGCGCTCGGCTGGCGGTACAGCTACCTCGCGATGGCCGCCTTCGTGCTGTTGTTCACCCTGCCCGTCACGGCGATCTTCCAGCGCGATCACCCGCGCGACAAAGGCACCGTGCCGGACGCGCCCTTTCTCCATAGGGAAGAGACACCCCCCGGCGCCGGCGAAACCCGGCCCGCCGAAGTTTCTTCCCCGGACAAAAGAAGCGCGCTCAGCCTCCGCTTTTTCTATCTCGCCGGGACATTCGGGGCGGTGGCCTACGTCTTCGCCTCCACCATCGTCCACACCGTCCCCCTGGCCCGCTCCTACGGCTTCTCCGCCCCGGAAAGCGCCGTTTTGTTCGCGATCGGGGGCGGCTTTCTCGTGGCGGGAAACCTGATCAGCGGCCTCTCGGATCGGATTGGAAGGGGACCCACCTTCATCACCGGCGCCTTGATCGGAAGCCTCGCCGCGTGCCTGCTCGCCCTCTTCGGCGCGGGCGCACCCCTCCTGCAAATCTACGCGGGGGTCGCGCTCGCGGGGGTGGCCCTGGGGATGATCCGGCCCACGACATCGGCCCTGCTGGCCGATCACTTCTCGGGGCCGGGCTTCGGGAGGATGAACGACCTCGTCAACATGGCCTTTTCGATCTTCGGCGCGGCGGGCCCTTTCGCGACCGGCTATCTCTTCGATCGGACCGGGGGATACCGGGCGGGCTTTCTCGTCATCGCGGGCTTTTATCTGCTCGGCGCGGTTTTCGCCGGAGCGCTCTCGCGCTTTCAGACGCGGTAGCCTCCTGCTTCAGGAAAAAATCTCCCCCACTTCCTGATGACCGCTGCCCGCTCGTCGTTCATGTCTCATCCCCAACGCGCGAAAACTCCCGCATTAGCCCGCAGCATCCCGCTCTCAAAAAAACCCGCATTATCCCGCAGCATCCCGCCATCGCCCCGCCAGCGCTCAAAATTCGGCAGTGGGTCAGTTTGCACAATGGATCAGCGGTGTCATTCCGAAGGAGCGAAGCGACTGAGGAATCTGCTGTGGAAAAGCAGATTCCTTGCACCTCCAGCACTCGGAATGACAAGAAATACAGACAAACTGACCCACTCCCCAAAATTCGCGCCGTATCGCGCAATCGCTCCGCCGGCCCCCTTTCGCCCAGCCCGGCGACGGGCTCCACTCTCGCACATGGGGAGGGAAAAGCCTGTGCAGAAAATGCGGGGAGATTCGGATCGCGCGCGGGCTAGCTCGCCACCGTCTCATCGTTCATAACGACATCCTCAAAAAAAAACGGAGGGACGCTTCCGCCCCTCCGCCGTCTGGGATGGCCCGCCCGGGGGAAAAACCTAGCCGACGAGCGCGCCCTTTCCGGCCTCGAACTCCTCGGGGGTGAGGGCGTCGGCGCACCCGATCATGGAATCGCGGACCACGATCTGCGCCAGCTTCTCCTCGCTCCAGCCCTCGGTGCCCCGCGGCCGGCGCGGAATGATCAGGAAGCGGCAGTCCGCCGTGCTGTCCACGACCCGAAGCTCGACACCCTTCGGCGGCGTGTAGCCCAGATCGGCGAGGGCGCCGTGGGGATCGGTCACCGCCTTGCTGCGGTAGGGGAAGCTCTTGTACCAGGTCGGCGGCTGGCCGAGCAGCGCCCGCGGATAGCACGAGCACAGCGTGCAGACCACCATGTAGTGCACCTTGTCGGTGTTCTCGATGGCGACCAGGTGGTCGATGGCGGTGGTGTCGATGCCGAGTTCCAGGCAGGCGGCGGCCGCGTCGGTCAGGAGTCTTTCCTTGAACGCCGGGTCGGTCCAGGCGCGGGCGACGACGCGCGATCCGATGGCCGGGGTCTGGGAGTAGATCACCTCGACCTCGCGGCGCACCTCGTCAATCGTGAGAATGCCCTTTTCGCGCAGCAGGTTGATGAGCGCGGCCGTGCGCACCTGGAAGTAATCGAGCTCGTGCTCGACGCGCTCGACGGGGTCTTCCTCGTGGGAATGGCCATGATCGTGGCCGCCCTCGCCATGATCGTGGCCGTGATCGTGGCCGCCTCCCCGCCCCCGGTGCTCGAAGTAGTGGTTCGGATCGTTCGTCGTGACCATGTTTGACCTCGAATTGTCGGATGGAAAAAGCTCGCCCCTAGGCCGGATCGAGCCAATGCTCAAAAATCTCGACAACCACCGAATCCGCGTCCTTGCCCGGATTGTGATCCCACAAACCGTTCAGGGGGAATTTCACCCAGTAGAGTTCGCAGAGCGGAAGGCCGTCCTTGCCGTAGGCCAGATCTTCGGGATTGCGGAACCTGCCGAAGTAGCGGTCAATCACCCCGCTCTTCCCGCGGAGGTAGAGCGGCGTGCGGATGTGGCCCGGCGGAAACTTGTGCTTCACGCGAACCGGATCGCCCACCTTGAATTTCGTGTCCATGGTTCTCTCCTGCGGTGTCATCTTCCGGCAGCAGATGGGCCGGAGCGAATGGAAACACCTGAATTTTGCCCCCCCGCTTCCGGTCTGTCTAGAGCTTATATCCCAACCCGTCTAGAGCTTGTACAGGCGCTCGGTGTTCCCGGAGAGGATCTTTTTCTGAACATCCGCCGAAAGGCGCGAGAGCCCGGGGATTTTCTCCGCCGGGCCCAGATTTCCCATGTCGAAGGGGTAATCCGTGCCGTAGAGAACGATGTCGGCGCCCAGCGTCTTCACCCCGAATTCGAGGCCGTCGGGGTTGTGAATGATGGTGTCGTAATAGAACTTCTGGATGTAGTTCTCGGGGGCTTTCGCGCCGTTCACCTTGGGCTCCTCGCGCTCGCCGTAGCCGTGCTGCCACCTCCCGCGGATCCAGGGGGTGTAGCCGCCCATGTGCGAAAGAAGAATCTTCAGGTCCGGGAAGCGGTCGAACACCCCGCCGAAGATGATGCAGGCGGCGGCGATGGTCGTGTCGAGCGGGTTTCCGATGAAATTGCGAAGGTAGTAGTCCTTCAGGCGATCGTTCACCCCCACCACATCGGTCGGATGGATGAAGATGGGAACATCCAGCGAGACCGCCTTGCCCCAGAACACATCGAGGGAGCGATCATCCAGGTTCATCCCGGCCACGTTCGAGCCGATCTCCACCCCGATGTGCCCGAGGCCCACGGCGCGCTCGAGCTCGGCGGCCGCCGCGGGCGGGTCCTGCAGCGGCACGGTCGCCATGCACGAGAAATGACCGGGGTCGGCCTTCGCGATGCTGATCAGGGCATCGTTGAAGGCCGCCGCGATGTCCTTGTTCAGCCCCGCGTCAAGCGCATAGTAGAAACACGGCGGCACGACCGAGAGGATCTGCCGGTCCACGTTCATGTTCTTCATGTGCTCGAGGCGCAGGGCGAGGTCGTAGGTCTCCTTCGGCAGGGGGTTTTCGTGCACCCGCTCCTGGCCGAGCACCGTCGTCTTGGT
This genomic stretch from bacterium harbors:
- a CDS encoding amidohydrolase family protein, which gives rise to MIIDPHAHIAPESFIEEVRAGKFGSALSIKSGKSWELLVTKTTVLGQERVHENPLPKETYDLALRLEHMKNMNVDRQILSVVPPCFYYALDAGLNKDIAAAFNDALISIAKADPGHFSCMATVPLQDPPAAAAELERAVGLGHIGVEIGSNVAGMNLDDRSLDVFWGKAVSLDVPIFIHPTDVVGVNDRLKDYYLRNFIGNPLDTTIAAACIIFGGVFDRFPDLKILLSHMGGYTPWIRGRWQHGYGEREEPKVNGAKAPENYIQKFYYDTIIHNPDGLEFGVKTLGADIVLYGTDYPFDMGNLGPAEKIPGLSRLSADVQKKILSGNTERLYKL
- a CDS encoding nitrile hydratase subunit alpha, giving the protein MVTTNDPNHYFEHRGRGGGHDHGHDHGEGGHDHGHSHEEDPVERVEHELDYFQVRTAALINLLREKGILTIDEVRREVEVIYSQTPAIGSRVVARAWTDPAFKERLLTDAAAACLELGIDTTAIDHLVAIENTDKVHYMVVCTLCSCYPRALLGQPPTWYKSFPYRSKAVTDPHGALADLGYTPPKGVELRVVDSTADCRFLIIPRRPRGTEGWSEEKLAQIVVRDSMIGCADALTPEEFEAGKGALVG
- a CDS encoding nitrile hydratase subunit beta, giving the protein MTPQERTMDTKFKVGDPVRVKHKFPPGHIRTPLYLRGKSGVIDRYFGRFRNPEDLAYGKDGLPLCELYWVKFPLNGLWDHNPGKDADSVVVEIFEHWLDPA